In the Flavobacterium sp. J372 genome, one interval contains:
- a CDS encoding YigZ family protein, producing the protein MANQETDTYKTLAAPSEETLFKEKNSKFYGYAFPISTEDDVKPILENLRKKHTGAGHFCYAFQIGTDKLYYRANDDGEPNNSAGMPIYGQIQSFGVTNVLMVSVRYFGGVKLGVGGLISAYRLSAQMALEASEIIEKTIDVHYTIKFGYTDMNKVMRVIKEKNLNIISQKMENDCEIIVAARKKMPQWYLRHLSNCIQLVSKAPSPPKGEFESEQFPFRD; encoded by the coding sequence ATGGCAAATCAGGAAACCGACACTTACAAAACCCTTGCTGCTCCTTCAGAAGAAACGCTATTTAAAGAAAAGAACAGCAAGTTCTATGGCTATGCTTTTCCCATAAGTACTGAAGATGACGTAAAGCCTATCCTTGAAAACCTGCGGAAGAAACACACCGGCGCAGGGCATTTTTGCTATGCTTTCCAAATTGGAACGGATAAGCTCTACTACCGAGCCAATGATGACGGCGAACCAAACAATTCTGCCGGAATGCCCATCTACGGGCAGATACAATCATTTGGGGTGACAAATGTTCTGATGGTGTCAGTTCGCTACTTTGGAGGAGTAAAACTGGGCGTAGGGGGGCTTATTTCAGCTTATCGGCTGTCAGCCCAAATGGCACTCGAGGCTTCTGAAATTATTGAAAAAACCATTGATGTTCATTATACCATTAAGTTTGGCTATACCGACATGAATAAGGTAATGCGGGTTATTAAAGAAAAGAATCTGAATATTATTTCACAAAAAATGGAAAACGACTGTGAAATTATCGTGGCCGCAAGAAAAAAAATGCCCCAATGGTACTTGAGGCATTTGAGCAATTGCATACAGTTAGTATCAAAAGCCCCCAGCCCCCCAAAGGGGGAGTTTGAGTCGGAGCAATTCCCCTTTCGGGATTAG
- a CDS encoding low molecular weight protein-tyrosine-phosphatase: MPVKILMVCLGNICRSPLAEGILQSKLPADKFIVDSAGTGDWHVGQGPDKRSVATAKGRGIDISCQKARQLKPSDFTEFDHIYVMDASNYKDVTKLAPDAEAKAKVKLMMDEVFHGKNIDVPDPYWSEQDGFENVYDMLDQACSIVADKLIKEHS, encoded by the coding sequence ATGCCTGTTAAGATTTTGATGGTATGCCTCGGGAACATTTGCCGCTCTCCGCTGGCAGAAGGTATATTGCAGTCAAAATTACCTGCAGATAAATTTATTGTTGACTCTGCCGGAACAGGCGACTGGCATGTTGGCCAAGGCCCTGATAAGCGCTCTGTTGCTACAGCAAAGGGCCGCGGGATTGACATTAGCTGCCAGAAAGCACGCCAATTGAAACCCTCTGACTTTACGGAGTTTGACCATATCTACGTAATGGATGCATCGAACTATAAAGATGTAACCAAACTGGCTCCCGATGCCGAAGCGAAAGCCAAAGTAAAGCTGATGATGGACGAGGTTTTCCACGGAAAAAATATAGATGTACCTGACCCATACTGGAGCGAGCAGGATGGTTTTGAAAATGTGTATGACATGCTTGACCAGGCGTGTAGCATTGTTGCCGACAAACTTATAAAAGAGCATTCGTAA
- a CDS encoding urea carboxylase-associated family protein — translation MHIINPRSGTSFILKKGQRLKVTDIKGEQVSDLLCFNLHDKKEYLSSGRTIDYAETIFLTTGHPFYSNRSNIMFRIVEDTVGRHDFLLTPCSKDTFRIIYGHENPHKGCFGNLCEALAEYGIEPDDIPITFNVFMHVAVDGATGKVDVLPPKSNAGDYIIIEAVMDLIVGLTACSAEMSNNGSFKPIGYEVMQ, via the coding sequence ATGCACATAATAAATCCGCGTAGCGGCACATCATTTATCTTAAAAAAAGGCCAGCGCCTTAAGGTTACCGATATAAAAGGAGAACAGGTAAGCGACCTGCTTTGCTTCAATCTTCATGATAAAAAAGAGTACCTTTCATCAGGCCGAACTATAGATTACGCCGAAACAATATTCCTAACAACCGGCCACCCTTTTTACAGCAACCGAAGTAATATAATGTTCCGTATTGTGGAAGATACTGTAGGCCGCCATGATTTTTTGCTTACCCCATGCAGTAAAGATACCTTCAGGATTATTTACGGGCATGAGAACCCGCACAAGGGCTGCTTTGGAAATCTTTGTGAAGCGCTGGCTGAGTATGGCATTGAGCCTGATGATATCCCTATCACCTTCAATGTATTTATGCATGTGGCTGTGGATGGTGCAACAGGTAAAGTTGATGTCCTTCCTCCAAAAAGCAATGCCGGCGACTATATCATCATTGAGGCCGTAATGGATTTGATTGTGGGATTGACCGCATGCTCAGCAGAGATGAGCAACAACGGTAGCTTTAAGCCAATTGGATATGAGGTGATGCAGTAA
- the dnaA gene encoding chromosomal replication initiator protein DnaA, translating to MVKTAQSVWENCLVFIKDNIQDQAYKTWFEPIRAVELTDSALYIQVPSKFFYEWLEEHYVKLLKVALTKELGSSAKLLYKIKMENTYGNKQPFTEQLPSAHRAPVKPQEVDVPLQNKNPELKNPFVIPGIRNLKIESQLNANYSFENFLEGDSNRLARSAGLAVANKPGGTSFNPLLIFGGVGLGKTHLAHAIGVDIKEKYPEKTVLYISAEIFTQQYIDSVKRNTRNDFIHFYQLIDVLIIDDVQFLSGKTGTQDVFFHIFNHLHQNGKQVILTSDKAPVDMQDIEQRLLSRFKWGLSAELHQPDYETRISILNNILYRDGVEMPEEIIEYVAKNIKSNVRELEGAIISLIAQSSFNHREVTIELAKQVVEKFVKNVKREISIDYIQKVVSDYFQLDVDTLQSKTRKRHVVQARQLAMFFAKKFTKASLANIGSQIGDRDHATVLHACKTVDNLVTTDKQFRKFVEDINKKLSL from the coding sequence ATGGTAAAAACTGCGCAATCGGTATGGGAGAACTGTCTCGTTTTCATAAAAGACAATATCCAGGATCAGGCTTATAAGACCTGGTTTGAGCCAATTAGGGCAGTTGAGCTGACAGACAGTGCACTATATATCCAGGTGCCTTCAAAGTTCTTTTATGAATGGCTTGAAGAGCACTACGTAAAATTGCTTAAGGTTGCCCTGACAAAAGAACTTGGCAGCAGCGCAAAGTTACTCTATAAAATTAAAATGGAGAACACTTACGGCAACAAACAGCCCTTTACAGAGCAGTTGCCAAGCGCCCATCGTGCCCCTGTAAAACCACAGGAGGTTGATGTGCCGCTGCAGAACAAAAATCCCGAACTGAAGAACCCTTTCGTGATTCCCGGAATTCGAAATCTTAAGATAGAATCGCAGCTAAATGCCAATTACAGCTTTGAGAATTTCCTTGAGGGAGACTCTAACAGGCTGGCGCGTTCGGCAGGTTTGGCGGTTGCTAACAAGCCGGGCGGAACATCGTTCAACCCGCTCCTTATATTTGGCGGTGTAGGATTAGGCAAAACACACCTTGCACATGCCATTGGTGTTGATATTAAGGAGAAATATCCTGAGAAGACCGTTCTTTATATCTCTGCCGAAATATTTACACAACAATATATAGATTCTGTTAAGCGCAATACAAGGAATGACTTTATTCATTTTTACCAGCTTATCGATGTACTTATTATAGACGATGTACAGTTCCTTTCGGGTAAAACCGGTACGCAGGATGTGTTTTTCCACATCTTCAACCACCTGCACCAAAACGGAAAACAGGTTATCCTGACATCAGACAAAGCGCCTGTTGACATGCAGGATATTGAACAGCGACTGCTGTCCCGCTTTAAATGGGGCCTTTCGGCAGAGTTGCACCAGCCTGACTACGAAACACGTATCTCAATCCTGAACAATATATTGTATCGTGATGGCGTTGAAATGCCTGAAGAGATTATTGAGTATGTTGCCAAGAACATCAAAAGCAACGTACGGGAGCTTGAGGGCGCAATCATATCACTTATTGCACAATCGTCTTTCAATCACCGCGAAGTGACCATTGAGCTTGCCAAGCAGGTTGTAGAGAAATTTGTAAAGAATGTAAAGCGAGAAATATCAATAGACTATATACAAAAAGTAGTGTCAGACTACTTTCAGCTTGATGTAGATACGCTTCAGTCTAAAACACGCAAGCGCCATGTGGTACAGGCACGGCAGCTGGCTATGTTCTTTGCAAAGAAGTTCACAAAAGCATCACTTGCCAACATCGGCTCTCAGATTGGCGACCGTGACCATGCTACAGTTCTCCATGCCTGCAAAACAGTTGACAACCTTGTAACTACAGATAAGCAGTTCCGCAAGTTTGTAGAAGACATCAACAAGAAACTCTCTTTATAA
- a CDS encoding thioesterase family protein translates to MNFHEFKVRVRYAETDQMGVVYHGNYAQYFEMGRVEWLRNLGLSYAYMEKNGIMLPVVSLTLNYKKPARYDDLLTVRTILKKQESVKIEFDYEIYSEKGELLTTGNSVLVFVDMKTGRPVLPPDYVIEKIAH, encoded by the coding sequence ATGAATTTTCACGAATTTAAAGTACGTGTGCGCTATGCAGAAACAGACCAGATGGGAGTGGTTTATCACGGAAATTACGCGCAATACTTCGAAATGGGGCGGGTTGAATGGCTTCGAAATCTGGGACTTAGTTATGCCTATATGGAAAAGAACGGAATTATGCTGCCGGTAGTATCTTTAACATTAAATTATAAAAAACCTGCCCGGTATGATGACCTGCTTACTGTAAGAACTATCTTAAAAAAGCAGGAGTCTGTCAAGATAGAATTTGACTATGAAATTTACAGCGAGAAAGGTGAGTTATTAACAACAGGCAACTCGGTACTTGTGTTTGTAGATATGAAAACAGGCCGGCCAGTTTTACCTCCTGATTATGTTATAGAAAAGATAGCCCACTAA
- a CDS encoding phosphatidylcholine/phosphatidylserine synthase, whose amino-acid sequence MSVKKQIPNIITLLNLSSGLIALIYAFDTNYQMAFFWVTMGIFFDFWDGFFARILKAQSPIGLQLDSLADMVTSGVVPGLVMFQMLVGIADIQDEMNLSEENMYMGMLPYVAFIITLASCYRLAKFNVDTRQTDSFIGLPTPANALFIMSLPVIQIHSDGDGWVFSALSNPYVLVGIAFVSAFLLNSEIRLFSLKVKYFNWETNKIQVVFLVVSVLLLFFFQYKAIPLIIIFYILLSVITNRFRTSSAV is encoded by the coding sequence ATGTCGGTAAAGAAGCAAATCCCTAACATAATTACACTTCTAAACCTGTCTTCAGGACTTATAGCCCTCATCTATGCTTTTGACACTAATTACCAAATGGCCTTTTTTTGGGTGACTATGGGTATATTTTTTGATTTTTGGGATGGTTTTTTCGCCCGTATCCTTAAGGCGCAAAGCCCTATAGGCCTGCAGCTTGACTCGCTTGCCGACATGGTTACAAGCGGCGTTGTTCCGGGACTGGTAATGTTCCAGATGCTTGTAGGCATTGCTGATATTCAGGACGAAATGAACCTTAGCGAAGAAAATATGTATATGGGAATGCTGCCTTATGTTGCATTTATAATAACACTTGCTTCATGCTACAGACTCGCCAAGTTTAATGTTGACACACGCCAGACAGATTCTTTTATCGGCCTCCCAACACCAGCTAATGCTTTGTTTATAATGAGCCTTCCAGTTATACAAATTCACAGCGATGGAGATGGGTGGGTTTTCAGCGCGCTTAGTAATCCTTATGTTTTGGTAGGGATTGCTTTTGTCAGCGCTTTTCTTCTAAATTCAGAAATACGACTGTTTTCACTTAAGGTAAAATACTTTAATTGGGAAACCAATAAAATTCAGGTGGTGTTTTTAGTAGTGTCAGTATTGCTGCTGTTTTTCTTCCAGTACAAAGCAATACCGCTTATCATTATCTTCTACATCCTGCTGTCTGTAATCACCAATAGGTTTAGGACATCTTCTGCAGTATAA
- the gntA gene encoding guanitoxin biosynthesis heme-dependent pre-guanitoxin N-hydroxylase GntA, which translates to MQWTMSMTIVWTLDPHSENFSFSLKGEAFFVIGMHPAASRPARRFKYPAMVFNPHAQFEQLRDANQYKKMQNIIRKRDTALAGDINPMLTDFGDKSEAYQYTGEKLPESWKCPLHINHSGNAHNKSA; encoded by the coding sequence ATGCAGTGGACTATGAGTATGACCATCGTGTGGACCCTGGACCCGCATTCAGAAAATTTCAGTTTTAGCCTTAAAGGTGAAGCCTTCTTTGTGATAGGCATGCACCCGGCAGCCAGCAGGCCTGCGCGCAGGTTTAAATACCCTGCAATGGTTTTTAATCCGCATGCGCAATTTGAGCAGCTGCGTGACGCCAACCAATATAAGAAAATGCAGAACATCATCAGGAAACGCGATACAGCACTGGCGGGCGATATCAACCCGATGCTGACAGATTTCGGCGATAAATCTGAAGCTTACCAATACACCGGTGAAAAGCTGCCCGAAAGCTGGAAATGCCCATTACATATAAATCATTCAGGAAATGCACATAATAAATCCGCGTAG
- a CDS encoding SAM-dependent methyltransferase → MPAGKLYLLPVPLGDEGNASEVLPETVARSIDFIDNYIVENEKTARRFIKAILPSKKQPDLKLSVLNKHTEVSQHAGFLQPCIEGKNVGLMSEAGCPGVADPGAAIVKLAHEKGIQVVPLVGPSSILLALMASGMNGQSFAFNGYLPIEKSDKKAAFKNLEKLSYDKNQAQIFMETPYRNNKMLEDVLATLQPNTHLCIAADITQPTEYIKTKTVAQWKKEKVDLHNRPCIFILQKMS, encoded by the coding sequence ATGCCTGCCGGTAAACTTTATCTCCTACCCGTGCCGCTTGGCGATGAAGGCAATGCCAGCGAAGTATTGCCGGAAACCGTAGCACGTTCAATAGACTTCATAGACAATTATATCGTTGAGAACGAGAAGACAGCGCGCCGCTTCATCAAGGCAATACTTCCATCCAAAAAACAGCCTGATCTAAAACTTTCAGTACTGAACAAACATACGGAAGTGAGTCAGCATGCAGGTTTTTTGCAGCCCTGCATTGAGGGTAAAAACGTTGGCCTGATGAGTGAAGCAGGGTGTCCCGGTGTTGCCGACCCCGGTGCGGCGATTGTAAAATTGGCCCATGAAAAAGGCATTCAGGTAGTGCCATTGGTTGGCCCCTCGTCTATCCTGTTGGCACTTATGGCTTCAGGTATGAATGGACAAAGCTTTGCCTTCAACGGTTACCTGCCGATAGAAAAAAGTGATAAAAAGGCAGCATTTAAAAATCTTGAAAAATTATCATACGATAAAAATCAGGCACAAATTTTTATGGAAACACCATACCGTAACAATAAAATGCTTGAGGATGTATTGGCTACGCTGCAACCCAACACGCACTTGTGCATCGCGGCAGACATTACACAACCTACTGAATACATAAAAACAAAAACAGTTGCGCAGTGGAAAAAAGAAAAGGTTGACCTGCACAACAGGCCATGTATCTTTATACTGCAGAAGATGTCCTAA